From a region of the Lactuca sativa cultivar Salinas chromosome 4, Lsat_Salinas_v11, whole genome shotgun sequence genome:
- the LOC111883052 gene encoding probable methyltransferase PMT9: MKSTVSELIRRKRLLKHVLLGLIAVLGLICLYNGSTFAPGAEEVISLDDGTDPITGSFRPKRDYFDELFEDQEQNPEVPKSLPVCDTRHSELIPCLDRHLIYQLKLKLNLTLMEHYERHCPPAERRYNCLIPPPSGYKIPIRWPESRDEVWKANIPHTHLAQEKSDQNWMIVMGEKIRFPGGGTHFHSGADKYIASIASMLKFPGDKLNNGGNIRTVLDVGCGVASFGAYLLPLGIIAMSLAPNDVHQNQIQFALERGIPSTLGVLGTKRLPYPSRSFEMAHCSRCRIDWLQRDGILLLELDRLLRPGGYFVYSSPEAYAHDPENRRIWNSMHDLLRRMCWRVVSRRDQTVIWAKSLSNSCYLKRPLGTNPPLCSSDNDPDVSWNVHMKACITQYTTKMHKGKGSGLEPWPSRLTGPPPRLDEIGVSVDQFQEDSDTWHHRVMEYWKQMRSVIQKNSIRNVMDMNSNLGGFAAALKEKDVWVMNVAPVNMSSRLKIVYDRGLIGTVHDWCESFSTYPRTYDLLHAWRVFSEIQDRGCSVEDLLIEMDRMLRPEGFVIIRDKSSIVDHIRKFLTALKWDGYSLEVEPKIDPLSLNDERVVIARKQLWGDDDDDEIL; encoded by the exons ATGAAGTCAACTGTTAGCGAACTCATTCGCCGGAAAAGATTATTGAAGCATGTTTTGCTAGGACTAATTGCAGTGCTCGGATTGATTTGTTTGTACAATGGTTCGACATTTGCTCCTGGAGCGGAAGAAGTTATTAGTTTGGACGATGGTACGGATCCGATCACCGGAAGTTTTCGACCTAAACGTGATTATTTCGATGAATTGTTTGAAGATCAAGAACAAAACCCCGAGGTTCCCAAAAGCTTACCT GTTTGTGATACTCGACACTCGGAGTTGATACCTTGTTTGGATAGACATCTTATCTACCAATTGAAGTTGAAGCTTAATTTGACTCTAATGGAGCATTATGAACGACATTGTCCGCCTGCAGAACGACGATACAATTGTCTAATTCCGCCTCCATCTGGATACAAG ATCCCAATCAGGTGGCCGGAAAGTAGAGATGAGGTTTGGAAGGCAAATATACCCCATACACATCTTGCGCAGGAGAAATCCGATCAAAATTGGATGATAGTGATGGGAGAAAAAATCAGGTTTCCTGGCGGAGGAACTCATTTTCATTCTGGTGCTGATAAGTACATAGCTTCCATTGCATCT ATGCTCAAGTTTCCTGGTGACAAGCTCAACAATGGAGGAAACATCCGAACTGTTCTTGATGTGGGATGTGGGGTAGCAAGTTTTGGAGCTTATCTTTTACCCCTAGGAATCATAGCCATGTCTTTAGCACCAAATGATGTACATCAAAATCAAATCCAATTTGCACTTGAACGTGGGATTCCATCAACATTAGGAGTCTTGGGTACCAAAAGACTTCCATACCCAAGTAGATCATTTGAAATGGCTCATTGTTCACGTTGTAGGATTGATTGGCTTCAAAGAGATGGGATTCTACTCCTGGAATTGGACAGATTACTTAGACCAGGAGGCTATTTTGTGTACTCTTCACCAGAAGCATACGCACATGATCCTGAAAATAGAAGGATTTGGAATTCTATGCATGATCTATTAAGAAGAATGTGTTGGAGAGTTGTTTCAAGAAGAGATCAAACTGTTATTTGGGCCAAATCTTTAAGTAACAGCTGTTACCTTAAAAGACCATTAGGAACCAACCCTCCTCTATGCAGCTCAGATAATGATCCTGATGTGAGTTGGAATGTGCATATGAAGGCTTGCATTACCCAATACACTACAA AGATGCATAAAGGAAAAGGGAGTGGGCTTGAACCATGGCCAAGTAGGCTTACGGGCCCACCACCTCGCCTTGATGAAATTGGTGTTAGTGTTGATCAGTTTCAAGAAGACAGT GATACATGGCATCATAGAGTGATGGAGTACTGGAAGCAGATGAGATCTGTGATACAGAAAAATTCCATTAGAAATGTGATGGATATGAACTCAAATCTTGGTGGATTTGCTGCTGCTCTTAAGGAGAAAGATGTTTGGGTGATGAATGTTGCTCCTGTAAACATGTCTTCAAGGTTGAAGATTGTTTATGACAGAGGATTAATTGGAACAGTTCATGATTG GTGTGAATCTTTTTCAACATATCCAAGAACTTATGACCTACTTCATGCATGGAGAGTTTTTTCAGAAATTCAAGATCGAGGTTGTAGTGTTGAAGATTTATTAATTGAAATGGATCGAATGTTAAGGCCAGAAGGATTTGTGATCATAAGAGACAAATCATCTATAGTTGACCATATAAGAAAGTTCTTGACAGCTCTAAAATGGGATGGATATTCATTAGAGGTTGAACCAAAAATTGATCCTCTTTCTTTAAACGACGAACGTGTTGTAATTGCCAGAAAACAACTATggggagatgatgatgatgatgaaattttataa